From the Croceicoccus marinus genome, the window AAATCGGTATTGCCGAAGCCCGTCTTGGCTTGTCCGAACGTTCCATCCTCGCCGAGGCGGGGACGGCTTGGATTGGCCTGTATTATGCTCAGCAGCGCCTCGCTCTTGCGCGCGACTCTCTGGACAGCTTAAGGGACTTCGTTCCGGTCGCAGTCAGTGCCGTCGCTTCGGGATCGGCCAGACCTGCCGAAAGCCTTGCGATCCGGCGCGAGCTTCTCGAAATCGAGGATGCCATTACCCGGATCGAGGCTGCGCGCGCAGCCGCGCGTGCCCGGCTGCAGCGATATATCGCCGGAAGCGAGCCCGTCGCTGCGGGGGGCGCTCCCCAAGTTACCGTGGACCCGGAAGAGCTTCGGTTCGCGTTGGAGGCCAATCCGGAATTGCGTCTGTCGGATGCCGAGCAGCGACGTGCCGAAGCTGCAGCCGATCTGGCACGCGCTGAAAAGCGACCTGATTTCGGCGTCAGCGTGACTTATGGACACCGTAATCCTGATTTTGGCAGTGTCGTATCGGTCATGGGATCGGTCACTTTGCCAATCTTCACTGACAGGCGCCAGAACCCGCGCATCGCGGCGGCCGAAGCAGACGCTGCTGCCGCCTCGGCTGAGCGCGTCGATCGCCTGAGGGCGATCAGGGCCCGGTTCGAAACCGATCTTGCTGCGTGGCGTAGTGCGCTACAGCAATGGGAACGTGCGCGTGACCAGCTCCTCCCGCTCGCGCGGGATCGTGCGCAGCTCGAAACCGCCAGCTTCGCTGCTGGCCGCGCCGACCTCGTTGATGTGATCGCGGCCAAATCTGCGCTCGCATTGCTCGAACTCGAGATCCTCGAACGCGAACAGTTGGCTGTCGAAGCCGCTGCAGCTCTACGTCTTACTTATGGGGAGGACAGGCCATGAAAGCCGTGTTCGAACGTCTTTCGCCGCGCCAGCGTTCTTATGCAGCGGCGGCGGGTATTGCCCTGATCAGCCTGGGGGCTGGCTACGGTCTATCGATGCTCGGCGGCGGTAGCAAAGGCGGTGACGCCGCTTCCGATACCGGCTGCGAAGAAGTGCTCTACTGGTACGATCCGATGGTGCCGGATCAGCGCTTCGACGAGCCGGGCAAATCCCCGTTCATGGACATGCAGCTGGTACCCAAATGCGCTGATGGCGATGCGCAGGCTGGCGGAGGGGTCAGCATCGATTCCGGAATGGTCCAGAACTTCGGCATTCGCACTGCCGATGCCGAATACGGCGTGCTGGAACCGGAAACGACGGTGACCGGCACGCTTGCCTATAATGGCAGCGAGGTAGCGATCGTCCAGCCACGCGCGGGCGGCTATGTTCAGCGAACATACGGCCACGCCCCGCAGGATCTGATTGCAAGAGGCGCGCCGATTGTCGACCTGCTGGTGCCTGAATGGGGCGGCGCCCAGCAGGAATTTCTTGCCGTGGCGGCCACTGGCGACGCGGCGCTTACCAGTGCAGCCCGCCAGCGCCTTCGATTGCTCGGGATGCCGGAAGGCGTGATCTCCTCGGTGGCTCGAAGCGGGAGACCCCAATCGACGATCACCGTCACCGCGCCGCAATCGGGTGCGATTACGTCGCTCGGTGTAAGGCCGGGCATGACCGTCATGGCAGGCCAAAGCCTCGCCGAAATCAGCGGCTACAGTCCGATCTGGCTCGAGGCCGCTGTGCCCGAGGCCCTTGCGGGAAGCGCCCGCGTGGGACAGCCGGTAAGCGCGACGCTCACCGCTTTTCCTGGCGAGCGATTTGCAGGGCGGATCATTGCCATCCTGCCGAGTGCACAGGAGGCAAGCCGGACGATTACCGTGCGCGCAGCGATGCCCAACCCCGGTCTTCGCCTGAAACCGGGCATGTTTGCGCAGGTCACGATCGCTCCTGAACGGCGTGAAGCATTGCTCATCCCGTCGGAGGCCGTGATCCGCACCGGCGAACGCACGCTGGTGATGATCACTCAGGAAAGCGGAGGATACCGACCTGCCGAAGTCCGGATCGGGCGAGAAGCAGGCGGCCGCACCGAAGTTCTCGCGGGCCTCGCGGCAGGCGAGGAGGTGGTTACCTCCGGCCAGTTCCTGCTCGATTCCGAAGCCAGCCTTGCGGGTATCGATGTGCGTCCCATCGATGATGCACCGACGGCTGCCGGTGAAGAAGGCGCACAGGCGCAGGCGGATGCGGACGAGCTGCGCACCTATCGAGCCACAGGTACGATCGAACGCATCACTGCCCGCAGCATTACCTTGCGGCACGGGCCGGTCGAAGCTCTGGAATGGCCAGCCATGACGATGGGTTTTGCCACTGAAGGTCCGGCCCAGGTTCGCGGTTTCCAACGCGGCGACCGGGTGACCTTTACCTTCGTTCAGGCAAGCACCGGTCCGCGCATCGTCTCGATCCGGAAGACCGGCCAATGATCGCGCGGATCATTGACAGTTCGATCGCCAACCGCCTTTTCGTGGTTCTGGCGGCGATCGGCCTGGCGCTCGCCGGCTTCTGGGCAGTGCGGACCACCCCTGTCGATGCGCTTCCCGATTTGTCCGACGTGCAGGTGGTTATCCGCTCCAACTATGCCGGGCAGGCCCCGCGTATCGTGGAGGACCAGGTTACCTATCCACTGGCGACGACCATGCTCTCGGTGCCGGGAGCAAAGACCGTGCGCGGCTATTCGTTTTTCGGCGATAGCTATGTCTACGTGATCTTTGAGGACGGGACCGATCTCTACTGGGCGCGCTCGCGCGTGCTCGAATATCTCAACCAGGTCCAGAACCGCTTGCCTGACGGCGTCGAAAGCACGCTAGGCCCCGACGCAACCGGTGTGGGATGGATTTACGAGTATGCCCTGGTTGACCGCAACGGGGGTCACGACCTTGCAGGGCTGCGAAGCCTGCAGGACTGGTTCCTGCGTTACGAGCTGAAGACCATTCCGGGCATCGCCGAGGTCGCCAGCGTGGGGGGCATGGTCAAGCAGTATCAGATCGTCCTCGATCCTTACCGCATGGCCTCGCTCGGCGTGACTCACGCCGAAGTGGTCAAGGCGGTCCAGGCCGGCAATCAGGAGGCGGGCGGATCCATCGTCGAGATGGGCGAAGCGGAATTCATGGTGCGTTCGTCAGGCTATCTGGGCAGCCTCGATGACTTCCGTGCGATCCCCCTGCGGGCTGAAGCGGGGGGTGTGCCGGTCATGCTTGGCGAAGTCGCCAATGTCCAGATCGGTCCCGAACTGCGCCGCGGTATCGCCGAACTGAACGGCCAGGGCGAAGTCGCGGGCGGCATCGTCATTCTGCGGCAAGGGGCCGACGCGCGCGGTGCGATCGAGGCGGTGGAGGTGAAGCTGGAACAGTTGAAGGCGAGCCTGCCCGACGGGGTCGAGATCGTCACCACCTATGACCGTTCGCAACTGATCGATGCCTCGGTCGATAACCTCACCACCAAGCTGATCGAGGAATTCATCGTCGTCGCGCTCGTGTGCCTGCTGTTCCTGTGGCACGCCCGCTCTGCGCTGGTCGCCGTGGTTACCTTGCCTTTGGGCGTTCTGGCAGCCTTTCTGGTGATGCGCTTCCAAGGCGTGAACGCCAACATCATGTCGCTTGGCGGCATCGCCATTGCGATCGGTGCGATGGTCGATGCGGCGGTGGTGATGATCGAGAACGCGCACAAGCACATCGAGCGCTGGACCGAGGACAATCCCGATACGGTCATGTCGGGTGAGGAGCGCTGGCGGATCGTCGCAGACGCATCGAAGGAAGTGGGTCCGGCGCTGTTTTTCAGCCTTCTGATCATCACCTTGTCCTTCCTGCCGGTCTTCACTTTGCAGGCGCAGGAAGGGCGGCTCTTTGCTCCGCTGGCCTTCACCAAGACCTATGCGATGGCGGCGGCGGCGATCCTGTCGGTCACGCTGGTTCCAGTGCTGATGGGATGGCTGATCCGGGGCAAGATACCGCGGGAAGACAGCAATCCGATCAACAAGGCGCTGACCCGTGCCTATCGGCCGGGGCTCGACTGGGTAATGCGGCGTCCGAAAGCGACGCTGGTCATTGCCGGACTGATCTTTGCGACGACGTTGGTACCCTTCACGCGGCTGGGCGGCGAATTCCTGCCTCCGCTCGATGAGGGCGATCTGCTCTACATGCCGAGCGCGCTTCCCGGGCTTTCGCCGGGTGAGGCATCGGCACTGCTTCAGCGGACCGACCGCCTGATCAAGACCGTTCCCGAAGTCGACACCGTTTTCGGCAAGGCGGGCCGCGCTGACACCGCCACCGATCCCGCGCCGCTGACGATGTTCGAGACGACGATCAGCTTCAAGCCGCGCGAGGAATGGCGCGAGGGGATGACGCCCGACAAGCTGGTCGAGGAGCTCGACCGGGTGGTGCGGGTCCCGGGCCTCGCCAATGTCTGGGTGCCGCCGATCCGCAACCGCATCGACATGCTCGCGACAGGCATCAAAAGCCCGATCGGGGTCAAGGTCTCGGGCGAGGATCTGGGCGAGATCGAACGCGTGGCGCTTCAGGTCGAACAGATTGCCAAACAGGTACCAGGTGTCAGTTCGGCGCTCGCTGAAAGACTTTCGGGCGGGC encodes:
- a CDS encoding TolC family protein, coding for MNWRIGWVPFSALLVAQAAQAQSVGYEETLAAARAEQPMLEAGALRIQARRDAADAADELPDPRVRAGVMNLPVTGPAAFNPYAQLPTQLAVDIEQEIPNLARRRARYGLAGSEIGIAEARLGLSERSILAEAGTAWIGLYYAQQRLALARDSLDSLRDFVPVAVSAVASGSARPAESLAIRRELLEIEDAITRIEAARAAARARLQRYIAGSEPVAAGGAPQVTVDPEELRFALEANPELRLSDAEQRRAEAAADLARAEKRPDFGVSVTYGHRNPDFGSVVSVMGSVTLPIFTDRRQNPRIAAAEADAAAASAERVDRLRAIRARFETDLAAWRSALQQWERARDQLLPLARDRAQLETASFAAGRADLVDVIAAKSALALLELEILEREQLAVEAAAALRLTYGEDRP
- a CDS encoding efflux RND transporter periplasmic adaptor subunit, coding for MKAVFERLSPRQRSYAAAAGIALISLGAGYGLSMLGGGSKGGDAASDTGCEEVLYWYDPMVPDQRFDEPGKSPFMDMQLVPKCADGDAQAGGGVSIDSGMVQNFGIRTADAEYGVLEPETTVTGTLAYNGSEVAIVQPRAGGYVQRTYGHAPQDLIARGAPIVDLLVPEWGGAQQEFLAVAATGDAALTSAARQRLRLLGMPEGVISSVARSGRPQSTITVTAPQSGAITSLGVRPGMTVMAGQSLAEISGYSPIWLEAAVPEALAGSARVGQPVSATLTAFPGERFAGRIIAILPSAQEASRTITVRAAMPNPGLRLKPGMFAQVTIAPERREALLIPSEAVIRTGERTLVMITQESGGYRPAEVRIGREAGGRTEVLAGLAAGEEVVTSGQFLLDSEASLAGIDVRPIDDAPTAAGEEGAQAQADADELRTYRATGTIERITARSITLRHGPVEALEWPAMTMGFATEGPAQVRGFQRGDRVTFTFVQASTGPRIVSIRKTGQ
- a CDS encoding efflux RND transporter permease subunit, whose translation is MIARIIDSSIANRLFVVLAAIGLALAGFWAVRTTPVDALPDLSDVQVVIRSNYAGQAPRIVEDQVTYPLATTMLSVPGAKTVRGYSFFGDSYVYVIFEDGTDLYWARSRVLEYLNQVQNRLPDGVESTLGPDATGVGWIYEYALVDRNGGHDLAGLRSLQDWFLRYELKTIPGIAEVASVGGMVKQYQIVLDPYRMASLGVTHAEVVKAVQAGNQEAGGSIVEMGEAEFMVRSSGYLGSLDDFRAIPLRAEAGGVPVMLGEVANVQIGPELRRGIAELNGQGEVAGGIVILRQGADARGAIEAVEVKLEQLKASLPDGVEIVTTYDRSQLIDASVDNLTTKLIEEFIVVALVCLLFLWHARSALVAVVTLPLGVLAAFLVMRFQGVNANIMSLGGIAIAIGAMVDAAVVMIENAHKHIERWTEDNPDTVMSGEERWRIVADASKEVGPALFFSLLIITLSFLPVFTLQAQEGRLFAPLAFTKTYAMAAAAILSVTLVPVLMGWLIRGKIPREDSNPINKALTRAYRPGLDWVMRRPKATLVIAGLIFATTLVPFTRLGGEFLPPLDEGDLLYMPSALPGLSPGEASALLQRTDRLIKTVPEVDTVFGKAGRADTATDPAPLTMFETTISFKPREEWREGMTPDKLVEELDRVVRVPGLANVWVPPIRNRIDMLATGIKSPIGVKVSGEDLGEIERVALQVEQIAKQVPGVSSALAERLSGGRYVDVDINRLEAARYGLNIADVQQIVSGAIGGANVARTVEGLARYPVNVRYPREIRDSVDELRHLPVLTPAGQQITLGTVADVRVTSGPPMLKSEQGRPTSYVYVDVRGRDLTSVVSELQEAIGAEVDLPAGVSLSYAGQFEYLTRAYERLQIVVPATLAIIFLLLYLIFRRFDEALLIMGTLPFALTGGFWLLYLMGYNQSVATAVGFIALAGVSAEFGVVMLIYLKAALERREGDLDAEEVSAAIREGALLRVRPKAMTVAVILAGLFPILIGTGAGSEVMSRIAAPMIGGMITAPLLSMFVLPAAYLMMRRPRTIRSKSPEGEEECVSQPS